AGGAGGACAGCAAGTCCGACGTCACGCAGGTCGCCGTCCCGTCCCCAAACGTACACGCGACCACCGGCACCGCTGAGCGCGAGTACGTGGAGCGGAAGCGCCTGAAGCGGAGCTCTGTGTGGGACATCTTCGTCAAGGTGGACGACGAGGTCCACTGCCGCATGTGCGACACGCGGCTGAAGTACCggagcagcaccaccagcatGATGTACCACATCAGGAACAAGCACGCAGACGCGATGCCGAGCGACGGCGTGTCGGTGGCGGCGCACGCAGAGGTGACGGAGCTCCTCTCCAGGATGATCGAGAAGGACCTGCTCCCCCTGAGCGCGGTCAATGGGGAGGGCCTGCGCGAGTTGCTCGCCTACACTGTGCATAACTATAAAATGCCGTCCGTTTGCGACATCACGCGCCTCATAGAGGCGCATTtccaggagaaggtggaggcgcTGGAAGGACACCTGGGGAAAGTGGAGAAGCtggctctctctgctgatctcTGGGCAGCCCACCCTCTGGAAAGGTACATCACAGTTTCCTGCTCCTTCATAACCGAGGACTGGCAGGGGAGGtcagctgtgctgcagacacacaagctAGGGTCAGGCAgccacacagctgcaggtggtgTCACAGAGAAGCTCCTCAGCACCGTGCAGAACTGGGGTATTGCTGGGAAAGTGGCTGCGTGCGTTCATAATGACACACTGGGTGTCTTGTCAGCCCACGAGTGTGCACAAGTCACCTGGGACTACGCCACTTGCTTCGCCACTACGTTGCAACAGGCCGTCGGCGACGGGCTGAGCGAGGatctcatcagcatcatcgCTGCCGCAGGGAGGCTGGTGAAGCGCTTCACACACAACCTGCAGGCGAGTCAGGCcctggagcagaagcaggtcCAGATGTGCCTGCCGACGCGCAAGCTGATTCAGTCGAGCAAAGCTAGATGGGACACCGTGTGCGACATGTTCGAGTGCTTGCTCGAGCAGCGGTGGGCGATTAAGGCCGTGCTCTCTGACCGCACAGTGACCAACAGGCAGGAAGCCCAGGCCCTCGAGATCGAAGACGACTGTTGGCAGATAGTTGAGAATTTCACGCCGGTCCTGGCAACGCTGAAATGGGCGGCGACGGTCATGTCTGCGGAAACGGAGGTTTCCATTTCGAACATCTACCCAATCACGTTCAGCCTCATTCAGACACACCTTGTGCCAAAGGAGAATGATGTGGAGCAGGTGTCTGAGTTCAAGCTGAAAGTTCAGAAGTCACTTAGAAATCAGATGGAGGTAGGCATAAACCAATGTGACCATTCTATCACTGGGTTAAGCTGCATACTGTAGATTTTATTGTTACTATAAAAAGTGTTAACTGACATGATTCTACTCCTAATTACCCGTTTTATTCTATTGCACAGGTTGACTCCAATGACCTTGCTTCTAAACCAGCTCTGATGGCCTCGATGCTGGACCCTCGTCACAAACACCTCAGCTTCCTTACGCCGTCAGGGCGGCTGGCTGCCAAGGTCAAACTGCATGAACTGGTTTCAAAGTTGGATGTCGTAACGATTCCTGCGAGCACGAAGGATGAACAGCAGGAGACCCTGGTCACACCTGACATTAGCCAGGTCGCCGTGCCCTCACAGCTGAGAAGCGACACTAAAAACACCATGATGCTGCTCTTGGGTGACAACTACAGCTCCTCCTATGCCACTGACTCTGAGGCTCAGGTAGATTACTACTTGAGAGACATTGCTCCCTCACTGGACATAAATCCCCTAGACTGGTGGAGAGTAAATGGGCCAAGATTCCCCAAACTGGCAACTCTGGCAAAACACTATTTGTGCATACCTGGAGTATCGCTGCCGTCTATATTGTCCGAGTCTGGACAAGCTTTCGCAGCGATGCGCATGAGACTGAGCCCAGAGCATGTGGACATGATGATCTTTGTAAACAGAAATGCATAACTTGCATCCCAACACTGACTTCCTGTATAAAATGTTCCAGTACAGCTACATTGAAACTGTAGGGAGGAGGCGGCTCCATAAATGTGAGAGGATGAGGAACTGGCAGCAGGTATTCAACCAGCTTTGAGGTTTTTCCTGCTAACTAAACATCTTCCACTCAAAGAGACATTTTCTCACGACAGGAGCTGCAGTCCAACATCTAATCCTACCTGTATCTTCCTTGACTGGATGGCTGACACTTCTGACTTTGCTTACAATCAGTGGTAAATTTACAGGGCTGTTtctagggctgcaactaacaaatattttaataatcgATTAATCTGTCTTTTTTTGATTAAtcggttaaaaaaaaaaacaactttgtatgacttgcaggttaaagTCGTcgttgtttaatatttaatgctcatataAAGAAAGtcgcagcctttctcctgctgccacttggtttgttttctctggcATTTCGCCAGCAGCCGAGTTATTTTGCCGTGGCGCTGGGCTGTAAAATGAGCAGCCCGACTAATCGATAAAGGCAAATCATTATGGATCAATTTGCGTCATCGATTAGTCGAACCGTTGTTGCAGCCCAACATGTTGTTTAAGTGCTTTTTTAACTAAGCAcagtttcaaacacaaatcatgaaCTTCTAAAGTAATTtataaactaaattaaaagcagaggtttgtTCCTTAGCATCCTAGTCtcttatttttaaaatacaacCACTCTGTGTTGCAACAATAATATTTTGATTGTATGATGACTATATTGTGGTTTGATTATTGCAATATACGATCTTTAAAAGGAATTTGAATGTAATGGCTTCAGCACTGAACTCTATTAAAAGGTAAAAGTCTTTGAATTTCATAGCACATTGAAACTGAGCTACTGCTACAACCCAACTAACCAACCTATTAAACCACTGTTATTACCAGTGTAATGTATAATGTGTGGtttaagcaaaataaaatacatacagCTGTAGCAGGTGAGTGATGATCTGTCTGGGGACCAGTCGTTTTTGGCACATGCTCTTTGCGTCCCACAGCACAGCCTCAGTGATGGCGCCGTCCTTGAAGCGACGCAGCTCAGAGCGAGAGCCCCACAACTGACGAAACTCAGCTGCCTAGCAGACAAACAGGACAGTCGGCCCACTGATTTCCTACTTCAATAGGGAAAAATACTAATTACTACATACGCACAAACAATACCTGTGGGCTGTCTGCAGGGGGGCCTCTTTCCAGGACTGAGGCTGCCATCTCAGGCTTTAGGAGTAAACCaaaggaaagaggaggctgaTCTTTGTATTTGGGGGGGTTACTGGCCACAGACCACTGAGGAAAGAAAAGGTTAAACAAATTCTAAAATGcatatttttttcctttcattttttccGTTATTTGATGAGGTCAGAACTTTCAGCAACACTCAATAGTGAAATGAATGTCTGTTCTGCCTGCTCGGGGAGCTGGATGCAGATGACTGCAACTGCTGATACTACACACCTCAGGTGCAGCAGAGAGTGAGTGGGTGAGAAGGCAGATCCTTTGGCCCAGTCCTTGTTGAAGCAATGACAAAATAACAGGGAGCGCAGTGTGGACATAATCCCCACTGTGGTCCATCAGTTCACTTAAGAGGTTCAGTTTCTTGCAGCTGGAATGGAGCTTCACTAGGTCACATAACCTGAGAGATCAATTCACAAAGAAGGGGTGTTTTTTCCAATTACATtacaaaatgctaaataaacATGGTACAAAAGATGGGCCAGCGGTAATTAGTTTTGTTGCATCAGGTAAACATACTGGAACACATGGTCGCTTGTCCTTATCATGGGTTTGGGGGTCATGAGGAGGGCATGGAACCCATCCACTGTAGGATTGTCCCAGAACTGCATGGATAAGGATGCCTCGTGTTGAAGCTATAGAACCAAAAAGAAAATTGTCAAAACCTGTTGCAAAACCTCAGGAGTGGGGGGgcaaaaaaaagatttatttcCACTGTATTTACCTGCTTGTAGGTACAAGCGGTCATTTCAGCACACATGTTGAGATGTCCTGAAGGGTCAAGGAAAACAACCTGGAAGGCACTGTGGAATGCTGAAAGAGATGGCTGCAAGAccgagaaaaagaaaagaggatgCAAAAATAATGGTTTAGAAAAAATGCAAGGAGTAACAAAGGTTACATTAAATCAAGATTTGACTTAGTGCACTCACAGCTGTGGAGTCTGGATTTTTGGCCAGAGTTATTCCATTCACAGTCAGGTCTGTAGAGGCTGAGGGTTGAGAAGCAGGCAagaaatataatattaaaaaatggaCATGATATAAGTATTATATTGcatcttaaaaaacaaaaacaaaaacatacccAAAAAGTTCAAGCTGTTTCGAAGCAGCTGATAGGCCGTCATGGTGTTACTGATTCTGTGAGTGGTGAGCAGATAGGCCAGCAGCATTGCAGCTAAGAATCCATTGAAAGAACCAGTGCCCTATTATAAGTTAGGTGAACAACACAGAGGTAAGGTTAGACGAACGGTTTCAAACTAAAAAACGAAAGAGTAAGCTGTGAGCAAAAGTGTGGGACTCATACTTGGTTGAGCTCTCTTTGACGAAGCCAGACTTTGAGCAAAGCCACTCCATCAGCAAAAGCCGAGCACTGGGAGCCAACAGCAGTAAGAAACTGAAGATGAGCCCTGGGAAGTAGATCCCCCAGAAGGGAGCTGTTGTAATGAGGAGTGGATGGTTGGCTGCTCTCTGAAACAACATACAAGACAATGTCTTGATAAAACTAATATTTGATACgcaaaaaacatgaaaatagaaaaaaatatattgttgAATTTGTAATGAAAATTAACAGTCTTACCAGACTGGGAGGTTTCCTGTCCGGTGTACCACTCTGTCCGAACATTATTCTTCTGAGGATGGAAACGCATGGGCTTGAAGAATCCGGGAGGTGGGCAGGCGTGAACACGCAACGTTAAGCTAGAGTCTTTCCATGAAGAGAGAAAAATCTAGGCATCAAAACCAACAGTGCTTCTCAGGTTTAAAATAATCAGAAAACACAATATTTATTACTTGGAGGGGTCAATAGCAGAACAGGCCTGAGCCGATTTCCATGGAGACAGGAATAGCGCATGGTTCCAATCTCTGAGGAGGATACGAGATGCTGGGCCAGACCTGCCAGATAGAGAGCCCTCTTTCTTGGGTACCTCTGGTTTATGTCATCCTTTTGTTGGAGCACATCCTAAAAATAGAAAGATGAAGAGTCAGTAAACATCAGTATCACTTAGTTCTGTTTAATATGGTTTATCATACTGTGTCAAGGACCAGCACTTCAGATgatgaactaaaataaaaacgTGACTTACACTTGGGATTGTTACAGCCAGGTCCACCACGATGTGAGGTTTGATGCAGGTGCCCAGTGGGTAGCTGCCGATCAAATCAATAGAAGCTGGGGGCGCCATGTTGAATTTCCCCTTTGTTGACTTGGGCAGCATAATGAAAGGGACCTTAACTGCTCCAGACAGCCATGACAGGTCGCTCATCTGAAAGCACatgaaaaaataattaaaaaaaaaaagttagaaaGAAGACATCCTGCATTGTAGTCAAGCGCTACATACCTCAACCTTTGGGGAGTCTGGTACAGCCTGGAGAAGCTTGGTGACCGTTTCCACAAAGGCATCTATCTGTTGTTTCCTACGCTCACTCAGGGCGACCtctttcagcagctcctccatctgtgaTTGATGATGAGATTACACGCATTACTAGTTGCGTTGAAAGGTTTGTGTTGCTATCTTTGCATGACACAACAACCACGAGCCCAGGCTTTTCCATTTCATGTTTCCCCTTCTAGTTCTAGTCATGGCGCAAAACTAAAGGTCTCACCTGCATTTTGAGCAGGCTGCAGTGAAACAAGCTTTCCGCCTCTTTCAGCTGGTTAAGCTCCTCTGCTGTAGGAGGTTTGTACAGATCACTTCGGG
Above is a window of Betta splendens chromosome 9, fBetSpl5.4, whole genome shotgun sequence DNA encoding:
- the LOC114862715 gene encoding uncharacterized protein LOC114862715, producing the protein MNRSRRRRSSAWDCFEQTGNYVRCMKCDTMLKYCGGATSTMINHMSKYHPTTTPVEEDEKPVVCPVQCLEEDSKSDVTQVAVPSPNVHATTGTAEREYVERKRLKRSSVWDIFVKVDDEVHCRMCDTRLKYRSSTTSMMYHIRNKHADAMPSDGVSVAAHAEVTELLSRMIEKDLLPLSAVNGEGLRELLAYTVHNYKMPSVCDITRLIEAHFQEKVEALEGHLGKVEKLALSADLWAAHPLERYITVSCSFITEDWQGRSAVLQTHKLGSGSHTAAGGVTEKLLSTVQNWGIAGKVAACVHNDTLGVLSAHECAQVTWDYATCFATTLQQAVGDGLSEDLISIIAAAGRLVKRFTHNLQASQALEQKQVQMCLPTRKLIQSSKARWDTVCDMFECLLEQRWAIKAVLSDRTVTNRQEAQALEIEDDCWQIVENFTPVLATLKWAATVMSAETEVSISNIYPITFSLIQTHLVPKENDVEQVSEFKLKVQKSLRNQMEVDSNDLASKPALMASMLDPRHKHLSFLTPSGRLAAKVKLHELVSKLDVVTIPASTKDEQQETLVTPDISQVAVPSQLRSDTKNTMMLLLGDNYSSSYATDSEAQVDYYLRDIAPSLDINPLDWWRVNGPRFPKLATLAKHYLCIPGVSLPSILSESGQAFAAMRMRLSPEHVDMMIFVNRNA
- the nol6 gene encoding nucleolar protein 6, which produces MTPSDSSHEGQETETPLKTKRSRPDEGKVKEPAYHRVKMSRSDLYKPPTAEELNQLKEAESLFHCSLLKMQMEELLKEVALSERRKQQIDAFVETVTKLLQAVPDSPKVEMSDLSWLSGAVKVPFIMLPKSTKGKFNMAPPASIDLIGSYPLGTCIKPHIVVDLAVTIPSDVLQQKDDINQRYPRKRALYLAGLAQHLVSSSEIGTMRYSCLHGNRLRPVLLLTPPNSSLTLRVHACPPPGFFKPMRFHPQKNNVRTEWYTGQETSQSESSQPSTPHYNSSLLGDLLPRAHLQFLTAVGSQCSAFADGVALLKVWLRQRELNQGTGSFNGFLAAMLLAYLLTTHRISNTMTAYQLLRNSLNFLASTDLTVNGITLAKNPDSTAPSLSAFHSAFQVVFLDPSGHLNMCAEMTACTYKQLQHEASLSMQFWDNPTVDGFHALLMTPKPMIRTSDHVFQLCDLVKLHSSCKKLNLLSELMDHSGDYVHTALPVILSLLQQGLGQRICLLTHSLSAAPEWSVASNPPKYKDQPPLSFGLLLKPEMAASVLERGPPADSPQAAEFRQLWGSRSELRRFKDGAITEAVLWDAKSMCQKRLVPRQIITHLLQLHAAIPASCVRYVAAMLDDVISTGREVPSTGEEESLAVVQSYDDLSRKLWRMEDLPLSITSVQGAHPALRYTQVFPPLPLNLDYSFFDREKTCGSLVPKEKKPCPPYITPITVICHMEGSGKWPQDHLAIQHIRAAFHIKLGELLKKHHNYTCRPCPTHLDVWKDGFIFRIQVAYHREPQVLRESVNAQGLLVVRDNEEARAVEMATIHKPLLTSTLHGLQQQHPCFGAVCRLAKRWLGAQLFSDDIREDTADLLVTSLFLQPAPFTPPGSPQVGFLRFLHLLASFDWRNNPLIVNLNNQLTAADYTEIKNDFMASRESLPGMFIATPKDKKMSLWTKRAPSIQMLQRVVIVAAESLKVLEQQLMDGSQMQDVRVALRPPLDVYDVLIHLIPKQVPLLKQAVDPPAVTFSQGVFPGGGFKSGGALPVIDYNPVSLYLAELRDAFGDLALFFCDPYGGTVIAVLWKPKAFIPGAFKMSQVSARRLEVRGEEVNAVPNVEAILADFQIMGEGLVKSVEARTDKWSV